ACATTCATCTTCTGTCCTTTCTCGTTGGTTTTAAGGATTTCGCGAACGGAGGTTTGTAATTCGACGATCTCGACCTGGTTGACCAGGTTTGTGTGAGTAACCGCGATTACCTTTTGCAGTTTCTCTCCTGCCTTTTCATAGGCTTCTGCATTGGTGGGTCCGGTGGCGGTGACCAAAGCCATCAAGCTGCCAGCATCGGCGTGGACTAATTTTTCGGCATAGCCTTTTACAATGATAGGTTTGGCGTGACGGATGGTCACCCAAGGTTTGGCGATAATAAGGGCAGAACCTAGAAGTCCGACCAAGGAGAGAATAGCAATGAGTGCAGTACGCATGTACGGCGCCTTTCTGTAATGAGGGACAAGAAAGCTGGATGGGCTTCCAAATTCCCGGTGTTATAGGATGAAGTTGAGGCGCGCTCGGATACTAATTCAATGTGAGCTTGTAGGACCTGGAGAGCAAGGGTGAAGCACTTTGAAAAGGAACAAATATAGATTTTGTTGTTTCAAAATATTTTGGAATGACAAGCCGGGTTCTACGTCTCAACCTATATACTCATAATTTCAGCTCAGTTTATTTATGAAACCATATCTCTTTTTTATTCTTTGCGTATCCTTGTTTAGCTTGCAGGCCGCTTGTCAGCCCGTGAATCAAACGACGGCCGATTCCAGTATTGTTCCGCAGACGGAGCTGGATCCGATTGAAGTGCCACTTGATAAGAATGGAAAAGCCCGGGCTTATTTTGCCAGTGGTTGTTTCTGGTGTGTGGAAGCGGTTTACGAAAGTGTGCGAGGAGTGGATGAATCCATTTCCGGCTATAGCGGTGGACACACGAAAAACCCCACTTACGAATCCAGTAACACGGGGCGCACGGGACATGCCGAAGCGGTAGAGATTATCTACGACCCTGAAGTGGTCAGTTTCAGTCAGCTGGTGGATGTTTATTTTGGCTCTCAAAACGTGACTCAGGTCAATGGCCAGGGTCCGGATCGTGGTTCTCAGTATCGATCCATTCTCTTTTATCAGAATGAGGAACAGAAGCAGATCATTGAGGAAAAGATCGCCGCGATAAACAAGGCTCTCGGTGGGAATAAGGTGGCTGCTGAGGTGTATCCCTTCCGCAAATTCTGGCTTGGCGAAGACTACCATCAGGATTACGAGAGAAAGCACCCCAACCATCCATATATTCGTGGAGTCTCCGTTCCGCGTCTGAAACGTTTCCAGGCAAAATTCCCAGAGCTACTCAAAGACGGCGCGAAGCACTAAGGGTTTTCTGCAGAACAAAGCTTAGACTTTTGCTTTGTCTACTGTAAATAATCGTCAGCAAGCTACCTTCCTACATATAGATACTGGTATCCTGGGAACGCTGAGCACCAGCTCGGCAAAAAGTATATCGATGGCTTTTCACGTTGACCTGCCAATTCGGTGACCAATCGTTCGTTGGAATGAAACTAGGTGCATTGTTCGATTGGGATGGGGTAGTGA
This genomic stretch from Opitutia bacterium ISCC 52 harbors:
- the msrA gene encoding peptide-methionine (S)-S-oxide reductase MsrA; its protein translation is MKPYLFFILCVSLFSLQAACQPVNQTTADSSIVPQTELDPIEVPLDKNGKARAYFASGCFWCVEAVYESVRGVDESISGYSGGHTKNPTYESSNTGRTGHAEAVEIIYDPEVVSFSQLVDVYFGSQNVTQVNGQGPDRGSQYRSILFYQNEEQKQIIEEKIAAINKALGGNKVAAEVYPFRKFWLGEDYHQDYERKHPNHPYIRGVSVPRLKRFQAKFPELLKDGAKH